Below is a window of Arthrobacter sp. SLBN-112 DNA.
CGGACGGCGGCAGCGGTCCGCGGGTTGCAGGCGTGGGAAACCGCCGACTTCCATCACGACGGTATCGCCGACGACGGTGAGCGGATTTTTGCCCGCCTGCTGGGGATGGCGCGTTCAGGCGGCCGCTGACTGCCGGCGTGAGGTGCGGGTAAGGATAGCTGCCGCCAGCACGGCCGTTCCGATGGCAGCTCCGATCAGGTTCAGGCCGAGGTAGCCGGCGACGCCCAGGACCAGCCCCGACACCGCACCTCCAGCCGCTCCGGCAGCACCCATCAGCATGTCAGAGACACCCTGCACTGCCACCCGGGCATCCCGCCCCACGCTTTCAGCCAGCAAGGTGGACCCGGAGATCGTGGCCGCCGACCAGCCAACGCCCAACAGGACAAGGCCTGCCGCCACAGCCGGAGTCGAAGACTGTCCAAACCCGGCAACCACCACCGCTGCGATCAACACCGCGAAGCCAATCATGATGGTCTCGATCCGGCCTGCCTTGTCCGTCAACCAGCCCATGACCGGCGAGAGCGCAAACATCCCGGCGATATGCAGCGAGATGGTGAAGCCGATAATCACCAGCACGTCCCCCTCCGCCACGTGCCCGGGGTGGAACGCCGGGCCTTCCACCAGGTGCTGCAGGTGCAGCGGCGTCATGGACATCACGCCCACCATCACCGCGTGGGCGGCGACGACGGCGGTCACCGCCAGGACCGCTGTCCGGGAGTCCCTGATGGCATGGAGCCCGCGGATCAGTGAGCCGCCGGCGTGAGGTGCTGCTGCGCCCGCGGGGGCTGCCTGGGCAAGGTCTTGGGCAGTGCTGCTCCCGGCGGCCGCGAGCTGGCGCGCCAGCAGCAGCGGGTCGGGGCGAAGCCCGGCGAACAGGAGCACGGTGGCAATGAACAGCCCGGCCGCGGCAATGACGAACGGGCCTGCCACGGGCGGCAGGCCCAGCGCCGCCCCCACCACCGTACCGGGCTGGATGAGGTTGGGCCCGGCCACGGCGCCAACGGTGACCGCCCAGACTACCGCCGAGAGTGCCCTCCCGCGGTGTTCGGAGGCCGCAAGGTCCACGGCAGCAAACCGCGCCTGCAGGGTGGCCGCGGTGCCGACGCCGATGCCTGCGGCGCCGAGGACGAGCAGGATAAAGAGCCCGGACACGACGGCCAGCACCATGAGCAGGGCACCTGCCAAGGCTGCCGAGAGACCAGCCACCTGGCCGGCCCGGCGACCACGGTGGTCGGCCAACGATGCCAGCGGAAGTGCGGCGGCTGCGGCCCCCAGTGTCATGACCGTTGCCACGGCGCCCGCCCAGGCGCTGGAGCCGGACAGTTCCACGGCCAGGATGGAGCCGATCGACACGGTGGCACCCGTGCCGATGCCACCGAAGACCTGGGCTGTGCCAAGGAGCACAACGGTGCGCCGCTGCACCTGGCGCACGCGCTGTTCCGCTGCTGTGCGGGCCATGATCCGAGCATAGTCCTGCGCCGGTGCCTGCTGCAGGGGGTTAAACGGGTAATCCCGGCCAGGCCGGGATTACCAGTTGCACAGAAGCGGATGGGTGCCTAGTCGATGTCGCTGTGGCTCTTCCGGGCGTCTTCCTCAAGCCGGGGATCGATCGCGGCGGCCTTGGCCTTGGAGCTGAGCAGGCTGGCCACCACGGCAACGATGATGGTTCCCACGATGACGGCAAGGGACACGAACGTGGGAATTTCAGGCGCCCATTCGATGTGGCGTCCGCCGTTGATGAAGGGGAGTTCGTTGACATGCATGGCGTGCAGGACGAGCTTGACGCCGATGAACGCCAGGATGAAGGACAGGGCGTGCTTGAGGTAGATCAGGCGGTTCATCAGCCCGCCCAGCAGGAAGTACAGCTGCCGCAGCCCCATCAGGGCGAACAGGTTGGCGGTGAAGACGATGAAGGGGCTCTGGGTGAGGCCGAAGATTGCCGGGATGGAGTCCACGGCGAACAGGAGGTCCGTGAGGCCGATAGTGATGAAGACGATCACCATGGGGGTGAAGACCTTCTTGCCGTTCACCGTGGTCCGCAGCTTGCCGCCGTCGAATTTCTCCGACATGGGGATGACTTTGCGGATCCTGGCAATCAGGGGGTTCTCGCGGTCCTCTTCCTCTTCGCCCTCGTCCTGCGCCTGCTTCCAGGCCGTCCACAGCAGGAACGCGCCGAAGACGTAGAACACCCAGCTGAACTGTTCAATGACAATGGCACCGAGCAGGATGAAGATGCCACGCAGGATGAGCGCAATGATGATGCCCACCATCAATACTTCCTGCTGGTATTTCCGCGGGACAGAGAACCTGGCCATGATGATGATGAAGACGAACAGGTTGTCGATGCTGAGGCTGTATTCCGTGACCCAGCCGGCGACGAACTGGCTGCCGAATTCGGGGCCGGTAAAGGCGAACATGGCGCCCGCGAAGGCCATGGCCAGGGCGACATAGAAGGCGACCCAGAGGCCGGCTTCCTTCATGGAGGGTTCATGCGGCCGGCGGACCACTAAGAGAAGGTCAGTCAGGAGGATCAGGCCGAGGATGACAAATGAGCCAAGCTCAAACCATACGGGCAAGTCGGGCACAGGGGCAGCCTTTCGCGGGGTACACAAAATGGTGTAAGTCTCTCCGGCCTGCCAGTGCACTTGGTGCGGATGCGGCGGCCCGCTACGCCCGGCGGGGCAACCATGCCCTGCGTGTTGACGATCGTAGCGCTTGGGATACTCCCCTACGTGCCTATAACTCTACCCCACGGCTGTCATTGGATAACGGTTTCCCGGAACCATTGACCGCCGTTGAGCGCTGCTGTCATAATCAAATTCAGTGAGAAAGCGGTTTCTCGCCCCATCTGTCAGACCTTCCAGAAAGTCACGGTCAATGAAGACTTCGCTTCGCACCAGCACGGTGGTCAAGTCGCTCGCCGCTGCGGCCACCCTCGCCATGCTTGCAACCGGCTGCTCTCCCTCCTCATCCGGCGACAGCGGCGGGAACGTCACCGTCCGCTTCACGTGGTGGGGCAACGACCTTCGCAACAAAGAAACCCAACAGGTCATAGACGCGTTCCAGGCCTCCCATCCCAACATCAAGATCCAGGCCGAGCCTGGAGTCTGGAGCAGCTACTGGGACAAACTGGCCACAACCACCGCGGCGAACGATTCTCCTGACGTGATCCAGATGGACCAGGCATATATCGCCGAGTACGGCGGCCGGGGTGCCCTCCTTGACCTGTCGAAGCAAAGCAATATCGACACCTCCAAGATCGACCAGGACGCCCTCAACTCCGGCCGGGTCAGCGGCAAGCAGTTTGGCCTGAGCACCGGGCAGAACGCCAAGGCCGTGATGATCAACACCAAGATGTTCCAGGACTTTGGTGTTCCCATCCCGGACGACAAGACCTGGACCTGGGATGACTACACCAAGACCGCCGCCCAGATCGCGAAAGCGGCGGCCAAAGCCGGGCAGACCAATTACGGCAGTTCGTACTCGCTGACGGACTCCGACCTGAACACGTGGGCGATGCAGCACGGCGAATCGCTCTACTCGGCGGACGGCGGACTCGGCTTCAAGGAAGGTACCGCCACGTCCTTCTTCCAGAACCTGCTGAACCTGCGCAACGCCGGAGCCGCCCCGCCGGCCAACATTGCCACCGAGGACATCAGCGCCCCGGTGGAACAGACGTTGTTCGCCACCGGCAAGACCGCGATGTCGTGGTGGTGGACCAACCAGGTCAACGCGCTCCAGTCCGCGCTGAAGACCGACGTCAAGATCCTGCGTGCCCCAAGTTCCACAGGCAGTGCGAAGGACAACGGTATGTCGTACAAGCCGTCCATGTTCTGGTCGGTGTCTTCGCGCAGCAAGCATCCCAAGGAAGCTGCCGAGGTTGTCAATTACATGCTCAACAACCTGGACTCGGCCAAGACCATCCTGACCGAGCGTGGCTTCCCCACGAATTCAGAGGTCCAGACGGCAATCGACCCGCTGCTGACCCCCGCGGACAAGTCCGCGGCGGCGTTCCTGAAGGACATCAAGCCGGATCTGAAGAGCGGCCCGCCGGTGCCGCCGACCGGTTCATCCGGGGTGCAGGCTTTGATCCAGCGGTACTGCACGGACGTCCTCTTCGACCGCCAGTCACCCTCCGACGCAGCCAAGGGCCTGATGCAGGAGGCGCAGTCCATGATCGACTCCGCCAGGAAGT
It encodes the following:
- a CDS encoding TerC family protein; amino-acid sequence: MPDLPVWFELGSFVILGLILLTDLLLVVRRPHEPSMKEAGLWVAFYVALAMAFAGAMFAFTGPEFGSQFVAGWVTEYSLSIDNLFVFIIIMARFSVPRKYQQEVLMVGIIIALILRGIFILLGAIVIEQFSWVFYVFGAFLLWTAWKQAQDEGEEEEDRENPLIARIRKVIPMSEKFDGGKLRTTVNGKKVFTPMVIVFITIGLTDLLFAVDSIPAIFGLTQSPFIVFTANLFALMGLRQLYFLLGGLMNRLIYLKHALSFILAFIGVKLVLHAMHVNELPFINGGRHIEWAPEIPTFVSLAVIVGTIIVAVVASLLSSKAKAAAIDPRLEEDARKSHSDID
- a CDS encoding extracellular solute-binding protein, yielding MKTSLRTSTVVKSLAAAATLAMLATGCSPSSSGDSGGNVTVRFTWWGNDLRNKETQQVIDAFQASHPNIKIQAEPGVWSSYWDKLATTTAANDSPDVIQMDQAYIAEYGGRGALLDLSKQSNIDTSKIDQDALNSGRVSGKQFGLSTGQNAKAVMINTKMFQDFGVPIPDDKTWTWDDYTKTAAQIAKAAAKAGQTNYGSSYSLTDSDLNTWAMQHGESLYSADGGLGFKEGTATSFFQNLLNLRNAGAAPPANIATEDISAPVEQTLFATGKTAMSWWWTNQVNALQSALKTDVKILRAPSSTGSAKDNGMSYKPSMFWSVSSRSKHPKEAAEVVNYMLNNLDSAKTILTERGFPTNSEVQTAIDPLLTPADKSAAAFLKDIKPDLKSGPPVPPTGSSGVQALIQRYCTDVLFDRQSPSDAAKGLMQEAQSMIDSARK
- a CDS encoding MFS transporter is translated as MARTAAEQRVRQVQRRTVVLLGTAQVFGGIGTGATVSIGSILAVELSGSSAWAGAVATVMTLGAAAAALPLASLADHRGRRAGQVAGLSAALAGALLMVLAVVSGLFILLVLGAAGIGVGTAATLQARFAAVDLAASEHRGRALSAVVWAVTVGAVAGPNLIQPGTVVGAALGLPPVAGPFVIAAAGLFIATVLLFAGLRPDPLLLARQLAAAGSSTAQDLAQAAPAGAAAPHAGGSLIRGLHAIRDSRTAVLAVTAVVAAHAVMVGVMSMTPLHLQHLVEGPAFHPGHVAEGDVLVIIGFTISLHIAGMFALSPVMGWLTDKAGRIETIMIGFAVLIAAVVVAGFGQSSTPAVAAGLVLLGVGWSAATISGSTLLAESVGRDARVAVQGVSDMLMGAAGAAGGAVSGLVLGVAGYLGLNLIGAAIGTAVLAAAILTRTSRRQSAAA